TTGTGCAACCGGTGCAGTTGAAGCTAAACTTAATAAAAGAAATGAAAGGAAAACAAGGTTATTGCATCACAAGTTACGATCGATCTGACTTTTGGGTTTGAAAAGCGATAATTGGTTAAGCTGAGTTGAAGTAATCTCTATCGCCATCAATATTTGCGTTAAGTGATTCATAGGAGATGTCATCCCTTACGTTACAATGAGCTGGCATATGTATTAGCTACGTATCTGAAACTATCACCTTGAGAAGAAAAGTCTTTTAGTTTTGGAAACTTAAAAAGAGACGCTGCGACTCgcgagtggcttcaggcgttaAGAGTTGAGTTATTTATTTTATACTGCTTCTGATTTAGAATCAAGATTCCGCATCATAAGTTATTcattaaataagaaaagaataatgaggAGCAGATGCAGCGATACGTTGATGAGACAATTGGACGTTGAAGAAACCATGATATGTTTATAGATATGGATCAAAAGAGCAGAAAATAAGGTTGAACATGCTATCTAGTATCGTCCAATCGAAACACCGATCGACTTTGTTAATAATTGGAGACCTTGTGGACATGACAGTCGGAAGCTATTATATATGAACTTGTAATTGAGCAAGGGCCTTCTAACTGATGTTCCAAACCCATGCACTAGAATATGTATTCTTGGCCCTTGGCGGTACTATTATGCTGCCCATCTTCGAACTCTTAAGGGGTTTTGAGAGGTGCGAGAGATCTAGAGATTATTTTAATCAATGTATCACGTCCTTGTTCAAATGCCAAGTCGATCTTTGGGATCTGTAGGATACATCAAGGCAAATTTCCACCTGGCTCCGTCCATGTAGATTCTCCAACAAACTGCCAAGGTAGTTGCAGGATTGTGCAACATGTACTTCTAATTTTCTATTTAGCCCCACTGCCTTCAACAAAAAGATCTTTCATGGGCTCCACCGCCATGTCTACTGGGCTCTAGTCCACTGGGACCTATTAGCATTATGCAAACTAGTTATTCTCCTAGTTTTCCTATAACAACCTAGAACCCCACCTAAAATAGCTAgctgaaaagtattatttagattctttgattctgtataagtatccaaaatctacccagcgaataattgATGTAGGACAAAACATACACCCACACGGATCTTTATATACTTTCTCCATTTAAACCATAACATCCTCATCAGgtcaagggttcaaatccattcaaatgtaACCATAAGCACCATAATCGAAcctaatggatccgtgctgcagtgttccctagtccacataggttatggtctgggtccactctgatactatttgtaataatctaatatctcacccaaaataactagctggaagatattttttttaggtttcttagtcctgtataagtaacCAAGATCTCTTCGGtagaataatcgatgtgggactaaacacacactcaCACGAGTCTTCATATACTTTTCTTGTTCAAACTCTAATGTTCTCGTtaagctaagagttcaaatctattcaaatctagtcATAAGCACTACAATCAGCCCGTGGTCAGCTTCCATGAATCCGTATTGTAGTGCCCCTATTCTACATAGGCTATGGGCCAagttcgctctgatactatttgtgacAACTTAGGATCTCGCACAAAATGACTAGCCATAAGCTATtttttgagtttcttgatcctgtataagtacccaagatctatttaGCGAATAGCCgatatggaactaaacacatgcccataCACGTCCTCACAATCACCATCTAGTTAAGTACAAGTACATGATGGACATAATTTGGCAATTCCCATCTAGGCTCGCCAACGTGTGTCTAGTTTACCCGTATACCTCTACCTATGGGATCTAGACCTATGGGCTTGGGACTGGTCCAAATCCTAGACCAGAAACTGTGGACCGGGTTAGTTAGGCCAGGTTCACTAGCTTTAACCAAAGTATATATGAGActaactaattttttttattttttattttttatttttggtgacTAACTAACTTTCAAATGCTAAAAAAGCCTAGGTTCCAGGCCAGCTCCAATAAGGACCTAGCCAGAACAAAAGCAATGAGGTGGACGAGCCATGCGCGTGGGTCAAAACTCGAGGCCCAGAGGCGGATGCATGCGTCCGAATTGCGTCCCGCTGAATACAGGCTGGTGGAACCATTTAAAGGGTGGTCACTGGTCACCGCAGTTCAAATCATCGGACCCGCCGGTCCAAAGCGCGGGCAGCTCCTTTACGGAGTCACGCACTTCAAACCAACCAACCAGTGGGTAGAACAATCCAATCTTGGCAATCTATGGTGGTTGATGGCCGGCGAAAGAGGTTCAAACTTGGAAGCACCAAAGACTTCTAAATTCCACTCGCCCCCGGCACGATTCCACTCGCCATTCTGGAATGGCCAGCGACCGAGTCTTCACGCTGCCGGCTCTCCAGATGTTACGGCCGTCGGCAGAAGCCATCCAAAATACAAGTCATAACGCAGTCGAGACACCTCCTTTCTTTTAGCTCTTATCTACAACTACAAGACACACCAACCAAAAAGATATAGTTTAAGACATTTCTCATggactcttctccttctctttgtaATACTAATGACTAACATCCTTGTTGCAATACAagtaaacaaaaacaaaaaaggaaacaagaagAAATGCAAATACACAAAGATCAAGTTTGTTTGGAAGATTGATCAACTGTTATTGTAATCACCAAATTGGCTTTCTCATCTTCATCGTCCACTGCGCTAGCTTTTAGCTGGTGCAGATGTTTCTCATCAGGTTCGTTTAAATGGCCGTTGAGAATTCCGGCGTCGCGTGCTGCACCGGTCAGCCTCTGCGCCCGCTCGGCCTGCAGGTCCCAGTCGGTGCGGTGGATGACAGCAAGCATGAGCACGACACATGTGGCCTGGGCGGCGAGGAGGCCGAGCCACAGGCCTTTGAAGTCGTGCCCTCCCCAGAAGGCGAGGCCGACGGCTACCGGCATCCCGACGGCGTAGAAAGAGCTGAGGTTTATGTTGGCCGCGGCCCGCGGCCGTGCACTTCCTCGCAGGACTCCGCAGCCTGTGGTCTGCGGGCAGTTTCCCAGCTCGCACATTCCTAGTATCGGAAGCACCGCTGCGGTGATCACTGCGATGGATGGGTCGTCGGTGAACATCCGGGCCCATGCATGCCGGACGGAGACGGCAAAGCTGAGGGCAATAAGCCCGAGGAGGAAGCTGGAAGAGAGGCCGACACAGGCGGCGCGCCGCGCGCAGTCAGGCCGGTTGGCACCGAGCTCGTTGCCGACGCGAGTAGAGACGCCAAAACTAAGGGAGgaagggaaaatgtagataagcGATGTAGTCTGTATCAAAATGCCCATGGAGGCGACGGTGGATTTGGGGTTGAGGAGGAGGCCGCAGAGGAGGATCATGATCTCATACCACCACCATTCCAGGCAGACAGAGACGCAGCTGGGAAGGGCGAGGTTTAGAAGAGAGGACCAGCCGCGGAAGCTCTCGGCGGAGGGAATTATTCCGCCGGTGCTTTTGTAAATCCCCGTGAGGTAGAGGTaggcaaggaggaggaggaggaggttgaGGTTCGTCCAGACGGAGGCAAGGGCGACGCCGGGGATGCCGAGGCGGAGGACGGAGACAAGGAAGTAGTTGATGGGGAGGTGGAGCAGGGCGGCGAGGGCAGCGGCATAGGTGAGGGGGAGGGTGATGGACTGGGAGCGGAGGTAGACGCGGAGTGGGTGGAGGAAAGACTGAAGGAAGAGgtcgggaagggagaagagaatgtAGGACTGGGCGGCGGCGGAGATGGCGGGATCCTGGCcgcagaggaggaggagcggCCTCATGTTGGTCCAGAGGAAAGCAACGGGAATGGAAACCGACAGGAGGAGGAGAATGGTCTGCTGAAGGGCGAGACCGAGGAGGGGGAGCTTCTTGGCACCGAACGCCTGGCCGCAAATTGGCTCCATGCCCATTGCCAACCCGGAGAGGACAGAGTAGCCGGTTATGTTGGCAAAACCGATGGCGAGGGCACCCCCGGCGAGTGGGAGGCTACCGAGGCGCCCGAGGAAAAGCATGGAAATCATAGAGCGGGAGTAGATGAGGAGACTGGTCAGAGCCATGGGGACTGCCAAGCTTAATATAGACTTGGCCTCCACCAAGCCAAGAGCGAGCTCGGTAGGCGGCTTCGGCTTGAGTATCGGAACATCCTCTGATGGGCTCGTGGTCGTCTGCTGCTTCTGGACGAAGGGGACTGCGAGGAGACCGTGGGGTTCTTCATGGTGGTCGCATTGGCCCGGGGAGGGAGAGTCCGGGGTCACCGCCTTACACATCGCCAAGTGTTTGTTTGGTGGATTCTTTCTCTTCGCTTCCCACTCGGTTGGCCGCCGAGTTTTTCTTGGGTGCCACAGAGTTTTGAGGAATTTAGCAGTAGGTTGAGACTggctaaataaatatttatagagGGACAGGAAGTGTTGCTCCAAGAGATTGAGGTGGGTTGGTGACGAGTTCTTATTAGGCTGCGCACGTTCCCGCGACTTTGCTTGGAGGGTATCGTTTGTCGTCAAAGACCCTCTCGAGCAAGACGAGCAAAGCAGCTCGGCCTGCAGTGCCTTGAACCAAAACGGGGGGAAAAGAGTGAACGGCTTCCGgtctctccctctcccgctcTCTCTCCGTCCCTCCAAAACTATTTGTGTGCAAGGAAACGAGAGGGCTGAGCCGATTTGGGCGCAGCTCTCGGGTTTATATCGTGGGGAATCCGCATGAGTTGTTCTTGCGGGACTCCTTTGTAGGTGCCACGGCCAATCCCAAAGCGGCTACCTGAAAAAGGACAGACGTCAGTTATTTTgtagatttattttattttgatatgcgCCTGTTTGTATACGTATACGTAATAAAAAATTAGCTCAAATTAAACTTTCCAGCGATTCAATGATACTGTGTTTTAGAGCCCTTAATTTCAAGCAAAAAGGTATTTTAATATATGGTAACAAATTTGACTTTCTAACTGTGTTGGAAGAAATGTTGGATACCTTGGTTTCAGATTAGATCGATCTTTTTGACATTGGTATAAACCGAGGTTAGTAACTTTGGTGAAAGCTGAGTAACCAATCAGTCGAGAAGCCATCTGGCACGCGCCGACAAAAATTGACAGCCTTAGCCACCAGCACATTCGGCAACATTGCAGTTAGTGCACGATTAGTGCCATATGCTGTCCACGTGGAATGATGCTCATGCTGTAAAGATAGGATTGGCCATTAACTTATGTTGCATCGACTTAGGTATTGACAAAATAGACTGCTCTATATAAAAAAGGTGGTCTAAGGGACCTCATGATATGTTGTTCTCTCAAAAAGAGAACTTTACTAAAATTTCTTCCTTCATCCATTTATCCTAACTTAGGCATCAAAAGATTTTCAGCCGGAAACTCTCCGGCGAGTTAACTTCTTACAGGCCATCTTCGGAGAAGGTCCACTCTTTCGCACCTTGGACTGCTCGTGCAGCTTAGTTTCTGTCGACGTTAGGGTTTGCCGCGCTGTGCTGAGACCTCAGTTCGGAATTTTGCGGCAAGATATAGCAATAAACAATTTGACTACTAGGGGTATTGGTGCTGGCTAGCTGGATGGGCATATGCACTACTCCGGCATTAATTGACGCTATGTTGGGAAGCAATCTACTTTGGATCCTAGCACCATCACAACAATGTCAACCCAAGATTTGCGGCTAGAAGCGCCGAGGGCCAAATAAGTTCTCCTGTGGATCCATCAACGGACCCGTTCATGGAATTAACCACATAAACACCCATGAAGAGCACGCCTCTGCATTTGTTAAACAGTCTCCTCAATATTCTTCCCCTTGCCATGCTCGTCATACATTTCTTTCATCCAGTTTTTTAGACAGTCAGCATCGTGGAGCCATCTACCTAAGCATCTGCTTTTCTTTATCCACTCTCATCCTCCTGCTGATCATGTTATCTCTTAATAATTTAGTGATGCACATCTAATTGAAGTAGAAAGACGTGGGTAATTCACTTCATACTTAATTATCATGTTCattaaaagatattttaaaaatatccaTCGTAACCTGGCAAGATGCGAGAGTAACATGGACCTTGAaaagaaaagtgaaaaaaatCTGCAGGGTAGCACCTTGGACAGTGTTTTTTACCTCAGAGCCTCCAACCCTaagttttctcaaggtcaacttcgatggatgCCTGCTTGATGGCGGCCGAAAGAGAGGTGATGGCTTCGTCATTAGGAATTCGGACTCCAAGGTAGTAGTTGATGGTGGCTACCAGATCTTCGACACCTCAGTTCTTGGAGTAGAGCTGAGGGTGGCATGGGCTGGCCTGAGCTATTCTCGGCATGTGCTGCATGCCAGCTCAATCATattggagggcgactcagccaTCATGATTGGCTAGATCTAGAATGACTCTAGTGGCGGTGGAGGGGGCCACCTCTTGCTTCGAAATATTGGGTCTATGATGAGTGTTGGTGTGGCCTTTCAGGCTACGTATGTGTTTAACAGGCAAATGAGGCCGCGGACTGGGCAGTTTCGTATGTGGCCGGTCACTCCAAGAGCACTCCATGGGTTAGGGAGGGGAAGTTGTCTTGAACTGTATGAATCATTCgtcttagccaaaaaaaaaaaaaaaaaaatctgcatgcctACATTACCACAGTCAATTAAGTTCACTTAAAAATATCCAAGTAGAAATAAACTACTAACTTTAGTGACTACGATTCTTTGGGTAGCTATCTTTCTAAGCGAATCTTAGATGAAAGTAGCCAACTGTGACCAGCAACACATAAACACAACAATCTAGAAATTTGGTAAGATGCTTTAGAGAGAAAACTTAGAGCTTTGTGACATGCCCCCGGTCCAAAATCGCAAGCCAAGGGTTACGAAAACCACCGCATACTCATAAGAAACTTTTctcacaagcatgcaaggcatctcattataatatcaaaatcaagcagcataaataatttaaataataatgttcaaattctaaTTAAATAGCAAAATTAAAATCTTACGAAACTAATAATATTCCACAATCTTGCATCAACTCTAAAACaaaatctaatctaaataaagaTATCAAAATCTTGTCTCTAATcactctcctatgataaatctCTAAGTCGGCCTAATTTTTTGGATCTGTAAGAATAATAAGAAATCATAAAATAAGCTAAAAAACCCAATAAGTAATGAACACtatagctagataaatcaaacaataaaataataataataatatactaaaattaaacatgTAAAATATATTGATTCAAAGCTAAATCGATACACTATCCAGTcacttcaaattttgaatcttgTTTTATAAATCAACTATCTTTCAAATCATCAAGTTTATCTTGACAATCATGAGCTATGACCACATTTATACGCTATAGCTGGGTCAGAATATGAGCTCATCAAAGTGCCAATGAATAACCTTCACTGGCAGGATATCAATATGCCAATATATAATCTCCATTAGCAGGGCATCGATATGCCAACGTATAACCCCTAGTGGCAGGGTGTCAATATGCCAGTAAATAACTTTTACTAGCAGGGTGTCGATACACTAGCGAATAACCCTCACTAATAAGGTGTCGATATACTAGTGAATAACTTCCACTAGCAGAGTATCGATACACAGTTTGGCTGCGAGTCCAAATCTGTTTCAaagcaaaaatttattttttcatattcaGTGTTTCAAATCGTAAGATACATAAATTCATAcgacatcaaaatcaattgaaTATACTTCATATCGAAATCAATACATTCAATTAAGAATCATGCAATATTTTCGAAAGAGAcacatataataataaaatactatGCATCAACTTCATAAATCAAGAATGATTCGTTTAAGAAAATATCTATAATTTGCCGATAGATATAGAAAACGAGTTACATTACTTACCTTACGAGCGAATCCAAACCTTCAGTCCAATTAGTTTCAAAAATCTTTTTAAGATcctgatatttaaaaattatcagAAGTTATCGTGATCATTTCAAAAATAGAAATTCTAATTTCGATACCTTTATAGGACTAACCATGTGGGAGTGCCTGACACCCCGGTTAGTCTAATCAAGGTAAAACTTATCTGATCATGTTCGAACTAGGGTACAAATGGTTCAATAGAGATCGGAGGTGATCCAATTTAATAGTATCTGGGAAGAGCCAAGATGAAGGCTGGCATGCTACCCGTCAAACATGGATTATAGCCCTTCACCAGGGTTGACCCGGAATTATGAAGAAAAGTATCTTACTAGGTTTATCATCCCTAGAGAGAGTGGAGAGAAAAAATTCAAtatagagagaaaaataaagagagaaaaagaaaagagaagagagagaaactcaATTCGGGTTCAATCTGGGTCTGGGTTTGGTTGTCAATGGCACAGTCAACCTAAATCAATCAACATGTCTGGCTATGAGTCAAGAGACAGAAACTTTgtagaaagaaataaaagagagagagagagaatgggggaagagagagaaaggaagcttttctttctctaaccaagaaagaggaagaagagggggatTGCAGGTGATGCCCGGGGTTAGGGACCCATGGCCAGCCCACAGGCGGTCGGCATCACCAAAACTAACAAAAATAGGGGTTTTAACCCCTTAAACTATGAAACCAGCGCATCCTGATGGTCGTAGCTCCGGCCATAGCTTCCAGCCTCTATGAGGGATCAAGAAAAGCTTCCAACGACAAGCGCCCATGATGAAAGCAGCCAGAATCGGGATCGGTTGATCAAAATAGAGGTAACATGGCATCGCCCTTTTGCGTCAAAAATTCGGCAAATGTCGGCTGAAAACAAGCTTCCAAAGGTCgcaaaagaggaagagaggagaaggagaagaagagaagcacATACCTCGATCCGACGAAGTGGTCCGATGGCTCCTTCTGGCAACAAATCGAGAAAGAAGAACCGAAAGAGGAGTTTGGGATCGGTGGCTCGATCTCAAGTGAACTCaaaggaagaggaggtggcCTTTAAATAGCAATTCCAACCTTATCTAGACGGTCTTTGGATCACGATGAACTTTCGATCTCTAGCGTGATCGGAGAGAAAGAAGACTTGCAGCCAAAGTCTTCTTCTCTGCCTTCCGCACGTGCATCACAAGTGAAGCTTGGCCCAAAAATGGCTGGGCCAAGCACTCTAGGCCGGTCAAATAGATTGGACCCAAATACGGGGTATCACacacgcgcgcgcacacacacgcATGCACATGCGCACACACATACGCACGCTCACACACACgtacgcgcgcgcgcgcgcgcacacactaGGTAAAGAAATTTAAGATATGCTTAACTAGTGATGTCAATAGATAAAAAAATCGAAATTCAGTATTACCCCTCCAAAGCTGAAGCCGTaagatttttgaaataaaaaattataacctCCACTGAAAAAGCTACAAACCAAAAACCGTTTAATCATttttattcatttcaaaattttcacatATAAATAActgaattaaaaaatattatccacaatttttataatataattcaTATCAACTCGTCTAATAAATATATACGACAATAATAACTAACACAACTATCTAGCTAACAAACtcaataattcaaaaataataatacaacCTTCCAACAAATACAATAATCTAAGTTAAAAATATGTCCAACTATATCAAAAAAAAGTATAATGATAAATTTTTCAATACAAGTGAATTTTAGTGAACAATTTAATCCTTCATTTTACCTTCACTAATCTATAAATATATTATgcctaaaatagaaaaaaaaactgataAAACAGGCTCAATTAATAATTCATCTGATGGATAGTATAAATTGAGTGGGATTGGAGGTTAGGATTATCTGATAACCATTCTTGTGGAGTAGTAATTTAGATTTACATTAAATATAAAGGATATTAAGAGTGTTAAATATCGGGTATATTCGGTTTTAGATTTGGTTTTAGATTAGGGAATCACTAAAATTGTAATCGAAActgaaatcaaacaatttttaatttttaaactgatcatcaaaattttctcaatttaattttagttatttttaaaaaagataaataaaatattcGGATATTTTTAAAGAGAGAttggcatctctctctctctctctctctctctctctctctctctctgtgtgtgtctcTGCGGTCGTCATGGATGTTGGTCCCCTCGAGTTATGCATGAATCATGCAGTGAACTCAGAGCCCTCGAAATGGGAAGAGGCGAAGCTTTCCACCAAAAAGCCTTGGACGTGTCGAGCAGTGGATAAGGTTGAGCTGAGACGTGTCTGTCGTGGGGGATGGCAGGCTCCGAGTACCGTGCAATTTGTACTCACTACAGCAAGCTCACCagttcgagggggaagagctaAGAATGTTTCCTTCCACTCCTTCcattctttattattattatttttaaaaataagggcgagtttttttttttttttttgcttaagaaaaggggtaggggggaggaaggaaCAAGCCCATCCCcgcatagcagcccccactgggcccccgccccgccaggagaatgttcgatgcgggcagaaatggccgtgtgttgggcaccccgaccggttttactcataccctccccacccgtgggcccggctcagctactcctctgagctctggctcgagtcccacgtgtgagtacgtcacacccggcaccaccccggctactagcggttcaagaacggtcctacaccacaagtccaagca
Above is a genomic segment from Phoenix dactylifera cultivar Barhee BC4 chromosome 2, palm_55x_up_171113_PBpolish2nd_filt_p, whole genome shotgun sequence containing:
- the LOC103716878 gene encoding protein DETOXIFICATION 49-like — encoded protein: MCKAVTPDSPSPGQCDHHEEPHGLLAVPFVQKQQTTTSPSEDVPILKPKPPTELALGLVEAKSILSLAVPMALTSLLIYSRSMISMLFLGRLGSLPLAGGALAIGFANITGYSVLSGLAMGMEPICGQAFGAKKLPLLGLALQQTILLLLSVSIPVAFLWTNMRPLLLLCGQDPAISAAAQSYILFSLPDLFLQSFLHPLRVYLRSQSITLPLTYAAALAALLHLPINYFLVSVLRLGIPGVALASVWTNLNLLLLLLAYLYLTGIYKSTGGIIPSAESFRGWSSLLNLALPSCVSVCLEWWWYEIMILLCGLLLNPKSTVASMGILIQTTSLIYIFPSSLSFGVSTRVGNELGANRPDCARRAACVGLSSSFLLGLIALSFAVSVRHAWARMFTDDPSIAVITAAVLPILGMCELGNCPQTTGCGVLRGSARPRAAANINLSSFYAVGMPVAVGLAFWGGHDFKGLWLGLLAAQATCVVLMLAVIHRTDWDLQAERAQRLTGAARDAGILNGHLNEPDEKHLHQLKASAVDDEDEKANLVITITVDQSSKQT